A section of the bacterium SCSIO 12696 genome encodes:
- the aspS gene encoding aspartate--tRNA ligase yields MRTGYCGALNKTNIDEVVTLCGWVDRRRDHGGVIFIDLRDREGVAQVVFDPDCGEHFTTAERLRSEYVIRVTGKVRARDAAAVNTNMKTGEIEVFASELSILNSSETPPFPLDEHHKVGEDVRLKYRYLDLRRPEMLGNLKFRSDVTTAIRSHLADRGFMDVETPMLTRATPEGARDYLVPSRTHEHKFFALPQSPQLFKQLLMMSGVDRYYQIVKCFRDEDLRADRQPEFTQIDMEFAFVEEDDIMGLSEDMVRSVFRDVKDIELGDFPRMPYSEAMEKYGSDKPDLRIPLELVEIKDLVKDVDFKVFSGPANDPKGRVAALKVPKGGEQLARKKVDAYGKFVSTYGAKGLAWIKVNDRDDLENGLQSPIVKHLGVENCEPILERLGAESGDIIFFGADKANIVSDALGALRCKLGEDLNLYTREWAPLWVVDFPMFEELDGGALTPLHHPFTQASCSLEELKANPAEALSRAYDMVLNGTELGGGSIRIYDPQMQSEVLSILGISEEQAREKFGFLLDALNYGCPPHGGIAFGLDRLIMLMVGADSIRDVIAFPKTQTAHCAMTDAPGLVENTQLRELNIRLREKVTEA; encoded by the coding sequence ATGCGCACCGGTTATTGTGGCGCCCTCAACAAAACCAATATTGACGAAGTAGTCACCTTGTGTGGCTGGGTGGATCGCCGTCGTGACCACGGTGGCGTGATTTTTATTGACCTGCGGGACCGCGAAGGCGTGGCCCAGGTGGTGTTCGACCCGGATTGTGGTGAGCACTTTACCACTGCTGAACGCCTGCGCAGCGAGTACGTGATTCGTGTGACCGGTAAGGTACGTGCTCGCGATGCCGCTGCCGTAAACACCAATATGAAAACCGGCGAGATCGAAGTATTCGCCAGCGAGCTGAGCATTCTCAACAGCTCGGAAACGCCTCCGTTTCCCTTGGACGAGCACCATAAGGTGGGTGAGGACGTGCGTCTGAAGTACCGTTACCTGGATTTGCGTCGCCCGGAGATGCTGGGCAACCTCAAGTTCCGCTCTGACGTCACCACCGCCATCCGCAGCCACTTGGCTGACCGCGGTTTTATGGATGTGGAAACCCCCATGCTCACCCGCGCCACTCCGGAAGGTGCCCGTGACTACCTGGTGCCCAGCCGCACCCACGAGCATAAGTTCTTTGCTCTGCCGCAGTCGCCGCAGCTGTTTAAGCAACTGTTGATGATGTCTGGTGTGGATCGCTACTACCAGATCGTCAAATGCTTCCGCGATGAAGACCTGCGCGCCGACCGCCAGCCAGAGTTTACCCAGATCGATATGGAATTCGCCTTCGTTGAAGAAGACGACATTATGGGCCTCAGCGAAGACATGGTTCGCAGCGTGTTCCGCGATGTTAAAGACATTGAACTGGGTGACTTCCCACGCATGCCCTACAGCGAGGCCATGGAAAAGTACGGCTCCGACAAGCCGGACCTGCGCATTCCCCTGGAGCTGGTGGAAATCAAAGACCTGGTTAAAGACGTCGACTTTAAAGTGTTCTCTGGCCCGGCCAATGATCCGAAAGGTCGCGTGGCGGCTCTTAAGGTACCCAAGGGTGGCGAGCAGTTGGCCCGTAAAAAGGTGGATGCCTATGGCAAATTTGTCAGCACCTATGGTGCCAAAGGCCTGGCCTGGATCAAAGTCAACGACCGCGACGATCTGGAAAACGGTTTACAGTCGCCCATCGTTAAACACTTGGGGGTAGAGAACTGCGAACCAATCCTTGAGCGCCTGGGTGCCGAGTCCGGCGATATTATTTTCTTTGGTGCAGATAAAGCCAACATCGTGTCCGATGCACTGGGCGCACTGCGCTGCAAGTTGGGTGAAGACCTGAATCTGTATACCCGCGAATGGGCACCCCTGTGGGTGGTGGACTTCCCCATGTTTGAAGAACTGGATGGTGGTGCCTTAACGCCATTGCACCACCCATTCACTCAAGCGTCCTGTTCGCTGGAAGAACTGAAGGCCAACCCGGCGGAAGCGCTGTCCCGCGCCTACGATATGGTGTTGAACGGTACCGAACTGGGCGGTGGCTCCATTCGTATTTATGACCCGCAGATGCAGTCTGAAGTGCTGAGCATTCTGGGTATCAGCGAAGAGCAGGCCCGAGAGAAATTTGGCTTCTTGCTTGACGCTCTCAACTACGGCTGTCCGCCCCACGGCGGTATCGCCTTTGGTCTCGACCGTTTGATTATGTTGATGGTGGGTGCTGATTCCATTCGCGATGTTATCGCCTTCCCGAAAACCCAGACTGCCCACTGCGCCATGACCGACGCACCGGGCTTGGTGGAAAATACTCAGTTGCGGGAACTTAATATTCGCCTTCGTGAGAAGGTAACTGAAGCATAA
- a CDS encoding YebC/PmpR family DNA-binding transcriptional regulator: MAGHSKWANIKHRKAAQDAKRGKVFTKIIRELVVAAKAGGPNPEDNPSLRACVDKALGANMKRDTIDKAIARGAGTGDGDDYEAATYEGYGVGGVAVLVECLTDNRNRTVAEVRHAFSKRGGNLGTDGSVAYLFSKIGQLSYGEGADEDQIMELALEAGADDVVANDDGSIDVVTAWEDFLSVKDAMVAAGLTPEHAEVTMQPSTSVELDKSGAEKVMGLVDMLEDLDDVQNVYTNADIPESVLAEME, translated from the coding sequence ATGGCAGGTCACAGTAAATGGGCCAATATCAAACACCGCAAGGCGGCTCAGGATGCCAAGCGGGGCAAGGTATTTACCAAAATTATTCGCGAGCTGGTGGTTGCCGCCAAAGCCGGTGGCCCCAACCCGGAAGATAACCCCAGCCTGCGCGCCTGTGTTGACAAGGCGCTGGGCGCCAACATGAAACGAGACACCATCGACAAAGCCATCGCTCGCGGTGCTGGCACCGGTGATGGTGATGATTACGAAGCGGCCACCTACGAAGGTTACGGGGTTGGTGGCGTAGCGGTGTTGGTGGAATGCCTGACCGATAACCGCAATCGCACCGTGGCGGAAGTGCGCCATGCGTTTAGTAAGCGCGGTGGCAACCTCGGCACCGACGGTTCGGTGGCTTACCTGTTCTCTAAAATCGGTCAGCTCAGCTATGGCGAAGGTGCTGATGAAGACCAGATTATGGAATTGGCCCTGGAGGCCGGTGCTGACGATGTGGTTGCCAACGACGATGGCTCCATCGATGTGGTCACCGCCTGGGAAGACTTTCTGTCGGTAAAAGATGCCATGGTCGCCGCCGGCCTGACGCCAGAGCATGCGGAAGTCACCATGCAGCCTTCCACCAGTGTTGAGCTGGACAAGTCTGGTGCGGAAAAGGTGATGGGCCTGGTGGATATGCTGGAAGATTTGGACGATGTCCAAAACGTCTATACCAACGCGGATATTCCGGAATCGGTATTGGCGGAAATGGAGTAA
- the ruvC gene encoding crossover junction endodeoxyribonuclease RuvC: MTRILGIDPGSQRTGFGVIDVAGSRESYVTSGIIKLPPQASLPEKLKIIYAGVSEIIAETSPNLMAVEEVFFAKDPRAALKLGQARGTAIVAGMNADIPVGEYSARTVKQAVVGTGAATKEQVQEMVVRLLKLSATPKEDAADALAVALCHAQSSRTQANMAGVSRYARGRNR; encoded by the coding sequence ATGACCCGTATTCTCGGTATTGACCCAGGTTCCCAACGCACCGGCTTCGGTGTGATTGATGTGGCGGGTTCTCGGGAAAGTTACGTCACTAGCGGTATTATCAAACTGCCACCACAGGCCAGCCTGCCGGAAAAATTAAAAATCATCTACGCCGGTGTCAGCGAAATTATTGCTGAGACTTCCCCAAATTTAATGGCGGTGGAAGAGGTGTTTTTTGCCAAAGATCCCCGCGCGGCGCTCAAGCTGGGTCAGGCCCGTGGCACCGCTATTGTGGCGGGTATGAATGCGGATATTCCTGTGGGTGAATACTCTGCCCGCACCGTGAAACAGGCGGTTGTGGGCACTGGCGCGGCTACCAAAGAGCAAGTGCAGGAAATGGTGGTGCGCCTGTTAAAACTCTCCGCCACCCCCAAAGAAGATGCCGCCGATGCGTTGGCGGTAGCCTTGTGCCACGCGCAAAGCAGCCGCACTCAGGCGAATATGGCGGGGGTAAGTCGGTATGCGCGGGGGAGGAATAGGTGA
- the dxs gene encoding 1-deoxy-D-xylulose-5-phosphate synthase: MAKKFTDIPLTRPTTPLLDSSGEPAHLRNFSEEQLLQLADELRAYLMFTVGRTGGHFGAGLGVVELTIALHYAYNTPVDRLVWDVGHQTYPHKILTGRREQMDGIRHKGGLSGFPKRSESEYDTFGVGHSSTSISAALGMALGAQMAKEQRRTVAVIGDGAMTAGMAFEALNHAAHTDADMLVVLNDNNMSISHNVGGLATYFSKIWASRFYNTIREGGKKVLKAIPSAAAFVRRTEEHMKGMVAPGTLFEELGFTYIGPIDGHDLPQLIHTIENLQHLTGPVLLHCITCKGQGFTPAEDDPVGYHALSKIEPTPALEPTESPAQPRKPAKKKYQDIFGDWLCDMAEQDEKLVGITPAMCEGSGMVEFSKRFADRYHDVAIAEQHAVTLAAGMACEGQKPVVAIYSSFLQRAYDQLIHDVALQNLDVTFGIDRAGLVGEDGATHAGSFDLSYLRCVPNMLVMAPSDEDQCRQLLYTGFIHKGPAAVRYPRGTGPGVAIQQQMTALPIGRGELKRQGRKVAILNFGTLLHHGLQAADNLNATVADMRFVKPLDEELVAQLAMDHDLLVTLEENSIHGGAGAAVSEYLAQSGVVMPVLHLGLPDSYIDHASHSEQLAQVGLDAAGIERAIEARLQLLDGKQSAAL, translated from the coding sequence ATGGCAAAGAAATTTACCGACATTCCTCTGACCCGCCCCACTACCCCGCTGCTGGATAGCAGTGGGGAGCCAGCGCATTTACGCAATTTCAGCGAAGAGCAGCTGCTGCAACTGGCGGACGAGCTGCGCGCCTATCTAATGTTTACTGTGGGCCGTACTGGCGGGCATTTCGGCGCGGGCCTGGGTGTGGTGGAACTGACCATCGCCCTGCACTATGCCTACAACACCCCTGTGGATCGCCTGGTATGGGATGTGGGCCACCAAACCTACCCCCACAAAATCCTTACTGGCCGCCGCGAGCAAATGGATGGCATCCGCCACAAAGGTGGCCTATCCGGCTTCCCCAAACGCAGTGAAAGTGAATACGACACCTTTGGTGTAGGGCATTCCAGCACCTCCATTAGCGCCGCCTTGGGTATGGCTCTGGGTGCGCAAATGGCTAAAGAGCAACGTCGCACCGTGGCGGTAATTGGCGATGGCGCGATGACCGCCGGCATGGCGTTCGAAGCACTGAACCACGCTGCCCATACCGACGCGGATATGCTGGTAGTGCTCAACGACAACAATATGTCCATCTCCCACAATGTGGGCGGGCTGGCTACCTATTTCTCGAAGATATGGGCGAGCCGGTTTTACAACACCATTCGCGAAGGCGGCAAAAAAGTCTTAAAAGCCATTCCCTCAGCGGCCGCGTTTGTGCGCCGCACCGAAGAGCACATGAAGGGTATGGTGGCTCCAGGCACGTTATTTGAAGAACTGGGCTTTACCTACATCGGCCCTATTGATGGCCACGACCTGCCACAGCTGATTCACACCATCGAAAATCTGCAACACTTGACCGGGCCGGTATTACTGCACTGCATTACCTGCAAGGGCCAAGGGTTTACACCAGCGGAAGATGACCCGGTGGGTTACCACGCGCTCAGTAAAATTGAGCCAACCCCGGCGCTGGAGCCCACTGAAAGTCCAGCACAACCACGCAAACCCGCGAAGAAAAAGTACCAAGACATTTTTGGCGACTGGCTTTGCGATATGGCCGAGCAGGACGAAAAATTGGTGGGGATTACCCCGGCCATGTGCGAAGGCTCGGGCATGGTGGAATTTTCAAAACGCTTTGCAGATCGTTACCACGATGTCGCCATTGCCGAGCAGCACGCGGTTACTCTGGCCGCCGGAATGGCCTGCGAAGGCCAGAAGCCCGTAGTGGCCATTTATTCCAGCTTTTTACAGCGTGCCTACGACCAGCTGATTCACGATGTGGCCCTGCAAAATCTGGATGTGACTTTTGGCATTGATCGCGCCGGACTGGTCGGCGAAGACGGCGCTACTCACGCAGGCAGCTTTGATCTCAGCTACCTGCGCTGCGTACCCAATATGCTGGTGATGGCACCGTCTGACGAAGACCAGTGCCGCCAACTGCTGTATACCGGCTTTATTCACAAAGGCCCGGCCGCAGTACGTTACCCTCGAGGCACTGGTCCCGGTGTTGCCATCCAGCAACAAATGACTGCTCTGCCCATTGGCCGCGGTGAACTCAAGCGCCAGGGCCGCAAAGTGGCCATCCTCAATTTTGGCACCCTGCTCCATCACGGCTTGCAGGCGGCGGACAACCTCAACGCCACTGTCGCTGATATGCGCTTTGTGAAACCGCTGGATGAAGAGTTGGTTGCACAACTGGCTATGGATCACGATCTGCTGGTGACCCTGGAAGAAAACAGCATCCACGGCGGTGCCGGTGCGGCAGTCAGCGAATACTTGGCCCAGTCCGGCGTGGTGATGCCAGTGTTACATCTGGGCTTGCCAGACAGCTATATTGACCACGCCAGCCACAGCGAGCAGTTAGCTCAAGTGGGTTTGGACGCAGCGGGCATCGAGCGGGCCATTGAGGCGCGCTTGCAGTTGCTGGATGGGAAACAATCGGCGGCGCTGTAG
- a CDS encoding polyprenyl synthetase family protein yields the protein MNTALQQLQSLAVERVDRQLSDTVVAHPQAKALSKAMRYSVLNGGKRVRPMLTYGAAQAVGCINADTDKVACAVELTHAYSLIHDDLPAMDDDELRRGKPTCHIQFDEATAILAGDALQALAFEQLTQLTETSTQQALQMVATLARAAGSHGMVAGQAIDLAAVDHTLSLEQLQQMHNLKTGALIDASIQLGATSAGATTAQLTALAEYSRCIGLAFQVQDDILDVEGNTATLGKTQGADQALNKPTYTSLLGVSAAKQKARELCDNSLQALADFDHQADGLRAVADYIVSREF from the coding sequence ATGAACACCGCGTTACAACAGCTCCAGTCCCTTGCTGTAGAAAGGGTTGATCGGCAACTATCCGACACCGTCGTCGCGCACCCACAAGCCAAAGCCCTGTCAAAAGCCATGCGTTACAGCGTACTCAACGGTGGCAAGCGAGTTCGTCCCATGCTGACCTACGGCGCTGCCCAGGCAGTGGGCTGCATAAACGCGGATACGGACAAAGTCGCCTGCGCTGTAGAGCTGACACATGCTTACTCTCTGATTCACGACGACCTGCCCGCCATGGACGACGACGAACTGCGCCGCGGCAAACCCACCTGCCATATTCAGTTTGACGAGGCCACGGCCATCCTCGCAGGTGATGCCCTGCAGGCACTGGCGTTCGAACAACTGACTCAGCTCACCGAAACCTCTACCCAGCAGGCACTGCAGATGGTGGCCACACTCGCTAGAGCCGCAGGCTCCCACGGTATGGTAGCTGGCCAGGCCATCGATCTAGCCGCTGTCGACCACACCTTGTCGCTGGAGCAGCTGCAGCAAATGCATAACCTGAAAACCGGTGCCTTGATTGACGCCAGTATTCAATTGGGCGCTACCAGCGCTGGCGCTACTACTGCACAGCTTACAGCTCTGGCGGAATACAGCCGCTGTATTGGCCTGGCCTTTCAGGTGCAGGACGATATTCTGGATGTAGAAGGCAACACGGCAACACTGGGCAAAACCCAAGGCGCCGACCAGGCACTCAACAAACCAACGTACACCTCCCTGCTGGGAGTATCTGCCGCCAAGCAAAAAGCCAGAGAACTCTGTGACAACAGCTTGCAAGCCTTAGCAGACTTTGATCATCAAGCAGACGGATTAAGGGCCGTTGCGGATTACATTGTATCCAGAGAGTTTTAA
- a CDS encoding exodeoxyribonuclease VII small subunit, with translation MASSKSSSKQKSINFEQKLSELEALVNHMESGDMSLEESLKAFEKGIQITRQCQQALSDAEQKVSILTQNNQGELDEKPFEPGSSDT, from the coding sequence GTGGCCAGCAGCAAATCATCCAGCAAACAAAAATCCATTAACTTTGAGCAAAAATTGAGCGAACTGGAGGCTCTGGTTAACCACATGGAAAGTGGCGACATGTCTTTGGAGGAATCATTGAAAGCCTTTGAAAAAGGCATTCAAATCACCCGCCAATGCCAACAGGCATTGAGCGATGCCGAACAAAAAGTCTCCATACTGACGCAAAACAACCAAGGCGAACTAGACGAGAAGCCCTTCGAGCCAGGCAGCAGCGATACATGA
- a CDS encoding HNH endonuclease — MQPMILRLNLAGQPIEWLGWQDAVCMYSRELVLWTMGDTVQRVRGGFSRFTGERTIVELPSIMACGGERMAQPRKCYPLSNQALFVRDSYLCMYCGRDFSANELTRDHIRPTSRGGEDCWNNVVAACRRCNQHKADYLLEEIGMELIALPYSPNNAEYLALINSRRILGDQMEFLRGQFSKNARWL, encoded by the coding sequence GTGCAGCCGATGATCTTACGTTTGAACCTCGCTGGGCAGCCCATTGAATGGCTTGGCTGGCAGGACGCAGTTTGTATGTATTCTCGTGAGCTGGTGCTGTGGACCATGGGGGATACCGTACAGCGAGTACGCGGTGGATTTTCTCGTTTTACCGGTGAACGTACGATAGTAGAGCTGCCCAGTATCATGGCCTGTGGTGGTGAGCGTATGGCCCAACCACGAAAGTGCTATCCGCTAAGCAATCAGGCGCTGTTCGTGCGCGACTCTTATCTGTGTATGTATTGTGGGCGAGACTTTTCAGCCAATGAGTTGACCCGGGATCATATTCGCCCCACCTCCCGTGGTGGTGAAGATTGCTGGAACAACGTGGTGGCGGCATGTCGGCGCTGCAACCAACACAAAGCGGACTATTTGCTGGAAGAGATTGGCATGGAATTAATCGCGTTGCCCTATAGCCCCAATAACGCCGAGTACCTTGCGTTGATTAACAGCCGGCGAATCTTGGGCGATCAAATGGAGTTTTTACGGGGTCAATTTTCTAAAAATGCTCGGTGGTTATAA
- a CDS encoding antibiotic biosynthesis monooxygenase: protein MTYAVIFTATPTPQGKGDSYSQTAQRMRHLAEQQPGFIGISSAFEGDTEITVSYWESLAAIKAWKANSEHLDAQRLGREQWYQKYKVEVVKVERCYEFEN from the coding sequence ATGACCTACGCAGTTATATTCACGGCCACACCCACCCCCCAAGGCAAGGGCGATAGTTACAGCCAAACGGCCCAGCGCATGCGCCATTTGGCAGAGCAGCAACCGGGTTTTATCGGCATCAGCAGTGCCTTTGAAGGCGATACCGAAATTACGGTTTCCTACTGGGAGTCATTGGCTGCCATCAAAGCCTGGAAGGCGAACAGTGAACACCTGGATGCACAACGGCTGGGGCGGGAGCAGTGGTACCAGAAATATAAGGTAGAAGTGGTGAAGGTTGAGCGGTGTTATGAATTTGAAAACTAA
- a CDS encoding sodium-dependent transporter, translating to MGSTRGQFSSRFGFIMAAAGSAVGLGNVWGFPTNTASNGGGAFLLMYLVLAFCLAYPALMAELVIGRHTKSNMVSALQKVATSRLISRFGQLTGFCGLIVASLILSFYSIVAGWMISHTIEPVATAMGFAELAGWLTDFGTTRNLLFAGLFSLLTIWVISAGVENGIEKWSSRLMPSLLIILMLLIVYVLFQDGAIDGLKHYLVPDFARITDPQLMISALGQAFFSLSLGVGTMLIYGSYISKQENLPKLGAIVTGVDISIAFFAGLLILPAMFVAQHNGVQIYSEAGALISEDTLIFQTLPALFKTMGSAGLFVAFAFFTLMSIAALTSSISMLEVPVSYAVEAHSMKRRTATWIIGLIILAISTLIILNFESLFLFVVHLTTRYSQPLLGIAICLFAGWVMHRHKILEEIRQGLPNAEQTLFWKVWPAYVRYFCPTLIAITFIQSLRA from the coding sequence ATGGGCAGTACTCGCGGCCAGTTTTCATCACGCTTTGGCTTTATTATGGCTGCGGCCGGTTCAGCGGTGGGGCTGGGCAATGTGTGGGGTTTCCCAACCAATACTGCCAGCAACGGCGGTGGTGCCTTCCTGCTCATGTATTTAGTGTTGGCGTTCTGCCTGGCTTATCCGGCATTGATGGCGGAGCTGGTGATCGGCCGCCACACCAAATCCAATATGGTTAGCGCGCTGCAGAAAGTGGCTACCAGCCGCCTGATAAGCCGCTTTGGCCAACTCACCGGGTTCTGCGGACTGATCGTTGCCAGCCTGATTCTCAGTTTTTACAGCATTGTCGCTGGCTGGATGATCTCACACACCATTGAGCCAGTTGCCACCGCAATGGGCTTCGCGGAATTAGCGGGCTGGTTGACGGACTTTGGTACAACCCGAAACCTGCTGTTCGCCGGACTGTTTTCGCTGCTGACCATCTGGGTAATCAGCGCCGGGGTGGAAAATGGCATTGAGAAGTGGTCCAGCCGGCTGATGCCGTCGCTGTTGATCATCTTGATGCTGCTCATCGTTTATGTGCTGTTTCAAGACGGCGCTATCGATGGCCTCAAACACTACCTGGTACCCGACTTTGCCCGCATTACCGACCCGCAATTAATGATCAGCGCACTGGGGCAGGCGTTCTTTTCGCTGTCGCTGGGGGTTGGCACCATGCTGATCTATGGTTCCTACATCAGCAAACAAGAGAATTTGCCCAAACTCGGCGCTATTGTCACCGGGGTAGATATCAGTATCGCTTTTTTTGCTGGACTGTTGATTTTACCCGCCATGTTTGTGGCTCAGCACAATGGTGTGCAAATCTACTCAGAGGCAGGCGCACTGATTTCGGAGGACACGCTGATTTTTCAAACCCTGCCAGCGCTGTTTAAAACCATGGGAAGTGCTGGCCTGTTTGTGGCATTCGCATTTTTTACGTTGATGTCGATTGCTGCGTTAACGTCGTCGATTTCCATGCTTGAAGTACCGGTTTCCTACGCCGTAGAAGCTCACAGCATGAAACGCCGCACTGCCACCTGGATTATTGGTCTGATCATCCTCGCCATAAGCACATTGATTATCCTCAATTTTGAATCCCTGTTCCTATTTGTTGTGCACTTAACCACCCGTTACAGCCAACCATTACTGGGAATCGCCATCTGCTTATTTGCAGGTTGGGTCATGCATCGCCATAAAATACTTGAGGAGATTCGTCAGGGGCTGCCCAATGCAGAACAAACTCTGTTTTGGAAGGTGTGGCCGGCGTACGTTCGCTACTTCTGCCCAACACTGATAGCCATCACCTTTATCCAGAGCCTGCGAGCATGA
- a CDS encoding acetolactate synthase large subunit: MKASDLFVKCLEEEGIEYIFGVPGEENADFMMSLEKSDQIRFILTRHEQGAAFMAEIYGRLTGDPAGCLGTLGPGATNLITGVADSNMDRAPMLVLTGQGASTRLHKESHQVMDVVGMFEPVTKWATQVIHADSIPEITRKAVRLARTEKPGAVHVELPEDIAKWETDKKPLAVKKFRRSVPDDKAVDRAFEKIKNAKRPLIVAGNGCIRRRASKQLRMLCEKTGIGVVSTFMAKGCVDMDEDYCLYTIGLGAKDFVSCAVDAADLVITIGYDMVEYHPSLWNPEGNKEIVHIDFLPAEIDENYHPEVEVVGDLAHALWMLNERVDAAGGLEYDLSQQKAVRRDMWAEFTAHKDDDTENSIRPQKVLWDCRQVMGPNDILLSDVGAHKMWIARHYQCHEPNTCLIPNGFCSMGFALPGAIAASLVHPDKRILAISGDAGFMMNVQEMETARRLNSNLVAMVWEDNAYGLIAWKQDNEFGKHTELDFGNPDWIQLANAFGWHGHFVSNSRDLQSSLEAAFNESGPSLVVVPIDYRENNILTERLGQVTCSI, encoded by the coding sequence ATGAAAGCATCTGACCTGTTTGTAAAATGTCTGGAAGAAGAGGGTATCGAATACATTTTTGGTGTTCCCGGTGAGGAAAACGCCGACTTTATGATGTCCCTGGAAAAGAGCGACCAGATTCGCTTTATTCTGACCCGCCACGAACAGGGTGCGGCTTTTATGGCAGAAATTTACGGGCGACTTACCGGTGACCCGGCAGGTTGTTTGGGCACACTGGGTCCGGGGGCTACTAACCTGATTACCGGCGTCGCCGATTCCAATATGGACCGCGCGCCCATGTTAGTGCTGACAGGGCAGGGCGCATCGACCCGCCTGCACAAAGAATCCCACCAGGTGATGGACGTGGTCGGCATGTTTGAGCCAGTGACCAAGTGGGCCACGCAGGTGATTCACGCCGACAGTATTCCCGAGATTACCCGTAAGGCAGTGCGCCTGGCGCGTACCGAGAAGCCAGGTGCTGTGCACGTGGAACTGCCGGAAGATATTGCCAAGTGGGAGACTGACAAAAAGCCCCTGGCGGTGAAGAAGTTCCGCCGTTCAGTACCGGATGACAAAGCCGTCGACCGCGCCTTTGAAAAAATCAAAAACGCCAAACGCCCATTGATCGTTGCTGGTAACGGCTGTATCCGCCGCCGCGCCAGCAAGCAGCTGCGCATGCTCTGCGAAAAAACCGGTATCGGTGTGGTCAGCACGTTTATGGCCAAGGGCTGTGTGGACATGGACGAGGACTACTGCCTGTACACCATTGGCCTCGGTGCCAAGGATTTTGTCTCCTGTGCGGTGGATGCAGCCGATCTGGTGATTACCATTGGTTACGATATGGTGGAATACCACCCCAGCCTGTGGAACCCGGAAGGCAATAAAGAAATCGTGCATATCGACTTCCTGCCTGCGGAAATTGATGAAAACTACCACCCGGAAGTGGAAGTGGTCGGCGACCTGGCCCACGCTTTGTGGATGCTCAATGAACGTGTCGATGCCGCCGGTGGCCTGGAGTACGACCTCAGCCAGCAAAAAGCCGTGCGCCGGGATATGTGGGCTGAGTTTACTGCCCACAAAGACGACGATACCGAAAATTCAATTCGCCCACAGAAGGTTTTGTGGGATTGCCGCCAGGTGATGGGGCCGAATGACATTCTGCTTTCCGACGTGGGTGCCCACAAAATGTGGATTGCCCGTCACTACCAATGTCACGAACCCAATACCTGCCTGATTCCCAACGGCTTCTGCTCCATGGGCTTTGCGCTACCTGGTGCCATTGCCGCTTCATTGGTGCACCCTGACAAACGCATTCTGGCGATCTCTGGGGATGCCGGTTTTATGATGAATGTGCAGGAGATGGAAACCGCTCGCCGCCTCAACAGCAACTTGGTGGCCATGGTTTGGGAAGACAACGCTTACGGCCTTATCGCCTGGAAGCAGGACAACGAATTTGGCAAACACACTGAGCTGGATTTTGGCAACCCGGACTGGATTCAACTGGCCAATGCGTTTGGCTGGCACGGCCATTTTGTGTCCAACAGTCGCGATTTACAAAGCTCACTGGAGGCTGCTTTTAACGAGTCTGGCCCGAGCCTGGTGGTTGTTCCCATCGATTACCGTGAAAACAACATTCTGACTGAGCGTTTGGGGCAGGTGACCTGCTCTATTTAA